The stretch of DNA TACAAGGCGTCATCGCGCTGCGCGAGGGCGAGACGGAACGCGCCATCGAGCATCTGCGGGAAGCCGCTCACACGGTCCCCGCCCACGCCGGCCACGGCCCGCCCGCCGCGGTCAGCTGGGCCCAGCTCGCCGTGGCGCAGGCGCGCATCCGGCCGGCCGACGCCCTGCGCAGTGTCCGCCGAGCGTCGGCCGGGACGCAGACGCGGCACGACATATGGACGCGCTCCATGACGCAGTACGCGCACGCCCTCGTCGAGCATCTGCGCGGTCGGCGCAGCCGGGCCTGGCGCCGCGCGCACAAGGCCCTCGCCGGGGTCGTCTCCGTGGCAGGGCCGCTGGGTGCCGCCTCGGTCCATCAGCTGATCACCGCGATCGAACACGGCCCCGCGCTCGACGGAGTCGAGTGGGCCCCTCCGTGCGGGTGGAATCCACCGGGCACTTGAGGCACTCGGGTCAATATGGGCAAAAGATGACCAGCCATCTGATTCGTTCATCTTCTTGCGGTCTACACATGGTCCGACCCGGAAGTGAGCGAACGGAGCGAGCGTGTGAATCGGTTGAAGCTGAAGTACGCGTCGGTGAAGTACACGTCGGTGGCGGGAATCGCGGCCCTCGCCGTCCTGGCGGGCCCCGCGGCGCCCGGCGCGGGCGCCGTGAGCCCGCATGCCTCACACGCACCCGGGGCCGCCGCGACCGCGGCCCCGCGTCCGACACTGACGGCGAAGTCGACCGTGGCCAGCGTGCGCGCCTGGCGCGACTTCTACATCTACGGAGTCGGCCGCAACATGCGGCCCGGCACCCGCGTCACGCTGCAGCAGAAGCAGGGCAAGCGCTGGGTGTCGCTGCCCGCGTCGGTGTACACCGCGCGCAACGGCGCGTACAAGATGCGGGTCAAGCTCGGTCTCAAGGGCCGCAACTCCCTGCGCATCGCCGGCGGCCGCGCCATCTCGCCGACGGTCTATGTGACGGTGCGCTGAGCCCACGCGCCCCTCTTCCCGAGCCCGGTCCTCGGCGCGAGCGCGAGCACGCCGACCTTTCCCGTGTGGCGGTTGGCCTGGACGAGTCGGGCGGCTTCGGCGGTGTCCTGGAGGTCGTACGTCACCGACAGGGCGGGCCGGATGTGGCCGAGGTCCAGGAGGCGGGCCACGGCGGCCTGCTCCTGGAGGTTGGCCCCGTGGCTGCCGATGACGCGCTTGAGGCGCATCCAGAGGTAGCGGTTGTCGAACTCGTGGAGATAGCCGGTGCTCGATCCGCAGGTGACGACGGTGCCGCCGCGGCGGACCACGAAGACGGAGACCCCGAAGGTCGCCCGGCCGACGTGCTCGAACACGATGTGCGGATCCTCGCCCACCGCGGCGCGGATCCGCTTGCCGAGCCTCTTGCCGACCGCCGTCGGATCGGCGGGAGCGGTGCCGGTCAGACCGATCTCGGCACGGTTGATCACCGCGTGGCAGCCGAAGGCGCGGGCGCGCTCCGCCTTCTCCTCGCTGCCGACCACGCCCACGGCGATGCCGCCGCCGCCCCGGACGAGCTGCGCGGCGTACGCGCCAAGGCCGCCCGCCGCGCCCCAGATCAGCACGATGTCGCCCTGGGTCATGCGCGCGCCGCGGTCGCTCACCAGCATGCGGTAGGCGGTGCCCGCGCACAGCGGATTGCCTGCCGCCTCCTCCCACGTCAACCGGTCCGACTTGGGCAGGAGCTGGCTGGCGCGAGCCACGCAGTAGTGGGCGAGGCCGCCGAAGTTGGTCTCGAAGCCCCAGGCCAGCTGGGAGTCGCCGAGCATGCCGTCGGCGTGGGTCGCCGGTTCCTCATCGTCGACGTAGGCGGGGGTGACCACGACCTCGTCACCGATGTTCCAGCGGCGCACCCCGGCTCCCGTACGGACGATGACTCCGGCCGCGTCCGAACCCACCACGTGATACGGCTGGTCGTGCCGCGCGGCCCAGCCTCCTTTCGCGCCGAAATGCCGCAGAAAGGAGAACGTGGATAACGGCTCGAACATCGCGGACCACACGGTGTTGTAATTGATCCCGCTCGCCATAACGGCCACCAGGACTTCGTCGGGAGCGAGTTCCGGCATCGGCACGGAGCCGACATGGAGTGTTTTTCGGACGTCTTTGTCCGCCACTCCCATGAAACTCTCCACATCCTCCCTCCGCAGATGCGCGGCGGTGAATTGGGCAGGTACGGGAAGCCGGCGCAGCTCGTCCGCCTCGGCTCCCGCGACGACTGCCTCTGCGAGCACATCCATGAGGTTCCTCCTTCGGCGCGGTTGTCCCATCACAGTGCGGCGGAACCTCCGCCATCCACAAGCCGGTCGGCCGCAATTCACCAGGATCGCTAATCGACCCGTAGCCCTGTCATCACTTTTCGAGTAGAGCCTCTCTATTTCCGTCGCTAATGTCCGGCTCACCCGTACTGGAAGGTGAGAGAATCCATGGCAGAAGAGAGCGCGAACGCCGCCTGGGGCGAACGCATGGGCACAGCCGACCGGGTCGTCGTGGGGGTGTTCGTCGGAATTCCCTTTGTCGCGGTGATCGCGTCCGTCGTCGTGCTGTGGGGGTGGGGAGTCACCTGGCACGACCTGGTCATCGGCGCGGTGATGTACGCCGTCGCCGTGCACGGCATCACCATCGGCTACCACCGCCTGTTCACGCACAAGGCGTTCAAGGCCGCACGCCCCCTCAAGATCGCCCTTGCGGTGGCCGGGACGATGGCCGTCGAGGGTGACGCGATCACCTGGTGCGCGGATCACCGCCGCCACCACCAGTTCGCCGACCGGCCTGGAGACCCGCACTCCCCCTGGCGTTTCGGCACCTCCGTCCGGGCGCTCCTGAAGGGCATGGTGTGGGCGCACGTCGGCTGGACCTTCAACAACGACAAGACCGACCGGCACAAGTACGTCCCCGACCTCCTCGCCGACCGCGATCTGATCCTGGTGGCGCGCTGGCAGCCACTGATCGTGCTGTTCTCGTTCGGTGCGCCCGCCGTGGTGGGAGGGCTCTGGGGCGAGGGCGGCTGGGACTCCGGCGCGGCGTGGTCCGCGTTCTTCTGGGCGGGTCTCGTCCGCATCGGTCTGCTCCATCACGTCACCTGGTCGATCAACTCGATCTGCCACATCAGCGGGGCCCGGCCCTTCCGGGTGCGGGACCGCTCGGGAAACGTGTGGTGGCTGGCGCCGCTCTCCGGCGGCGAGTCCTGGCACAACCTCCATCACGCCGACCCCACGTCCGCCCGGCACGGGGTGCTGCGCGGCCAGCTCGACTCCAGCGCACGCCTGATCCGCCTCTTCGAGCTGGCCTCGTGGGCCGGCGCGGTGCGGTGGCCGGACGAGCGACGCCTTGCCCGCCTCGCCGCCGACGTCAGGACACCTGCGCGGGAAGCCCAAGGCCCGCCGCCAGCGTCGGCCAGGAAGCCTTGAACTCCCGCTGCCAGGACGGCCAGGCGTGCGAGCCGCCCCGGTAGAAGCTGACCGTCGCCGGAACGCCCGCGCGGTCCAACTGCCGGACGAATCCGTGGGCCTGGCCCCACAACGTGCCCTCCAGAACCGCCCCTTCCAGGTTGCCGAAGTCGCTGCTGGGGATGCCGCTGCCCTGGGAGACGTACAGCCGCGTCCCGGCCAACTGCTTCGCCAGGGCGGCGGGGTTGTGCCGGTTCCAGTTCTCGCGGTGCAGGAACGGGCTTCCCCAGAGGG from Streptomyces sp. BA2 encodes:
- the ccrA gene encoding crotonyl-CoA carboxylase/reductase; translated protein: MDVLAEAVVAGAEADELRRLPVPAQFTAAHLRREDVESFMGVADKDVRKTLHVGSVPMPELAPDEVLVAVMASGINYNTVWSAMFEPLSTFSFLRHFGAKGGWAARHDQPYHVVGSDAAGVIVRTGAGVRRWNIGDEVVVTPAYVDDEEPATHADGMLGDSQLAWGFETNFGGLAHYCVARASQLLPKSDRLTWEEAAGNPLCAGTAYRMLVSDRGARMTQGDIVLIWGAAGGLGAYAAQLVRGGGGIAVGVVGSEEKAERARAFGCHAVINRAEIGLTGTAPADPTAVGKRLGKRIRAAVGEDPHIVFEHVGRATFGVSVFVVRRGGTVVTCGSSTGYLHEFDNRYLWMRLKRVIGSHGANLQEQAAVARLLDLGHIRPALSVTYDLQDTAEAARLVQANRHTGKVGVLALAPRTGLGKRGAWAQRTVT
- a CDS encoding acyl-CoA desaturase, which produces MAEESANAAWGERMGTADRVVVGVFVGIPFVAVIASVVVLWGWGVTWHDLVIGAVMYAVAVHGITIGYHRLFTHKAFKAARPLKIALAVAGTMAVEGDAITWCADHRRHHQFADRPGDPHSPWRFGTSVRALLKGMVWAHVGWTFNNDKTDRHKYVPDLLADRDLILVARWQPLIVLFSFGAPAVVGGLWGEGGWDSGAAWSAFFWAGLVRIGLLHHVTWSINSICHISGARPFRVRDRSGNVWWLAPLSGGESWHNLHHADPTSARHGVLRGQLDSSARLIRLFELASWAGAVRWPDERRLARLAADVRTPAREAQGPPPASARKP